GACGTACATGGCGCCGTCGGGGCCGAAGGTGACGTCGGACGGGTGCTCGAGGCCGCCGCCGCTGTGGCGCGACGCCTGGCCCTCCGTCTTGTTCTCCATGAACGTCGTCGTCTCACCGGTCACCGTGTCGAGCTTCACGACCTTGACGCCCTGGGGGCGGTCCACGACGCCGGTGGCAGGGGTGAAGTCGCCGAACAGGGCGACGTAGGCCGTGGTCGGGCTCCCCCATGGCTCCCCCGGCGAGAAGGCGAAGCCGTTGGTGGCAGCGTGGGGGTTGAACTTGGCGATCGGCGTGGGCGGCGTCTCCGTCGGGTGGTTGGCGATGAGGAACCCGGGCTGCGGCTTGTTCTTGGGCTCGAAGCGGGCGTCGGTGACGGGGACGTCGCAGGCGAAGTCGGGCCAGCCGTACCAGGCGCCCTGCTCGATCCGGTAGACGCAGTCCCAGGCGTCCTCGATGGGTCGCGAGCCCCGGGCGTCGAAGCCGTGCATGGTGGCGTACAGCCCGCCGTCGGGCCCGAGCTCCAGCCCGTAGGGGTTGCGCAGGCCCCACGCCACCACCTCGAGGCCCGAGCCGTCCGGCCGTACCCGCAGGACCGAGCCGTTGCACTTGGGGTTGCCGGGCACGACCGAGCCGGCCGGGCGGACGGTGCCGTAGGGCGAGTAGGCGGTCGTCTGCTCCCGCTCGGGGTCGTTGCCGAGCGGGTTCTCGGAGTCGAACACGGCGTCGGTGAGGACGACGTCGGCGCACGGGACCTCGTGCAGCTGGCGGCGCGCCTCCACGCCCAGCCAGCCGAACACGGCGTTGTCCGGGCCGACCACGCCCGAGTTCGTCACGGTGCCGACGGAGAAGTAGATGAAGCCGTCCCTGAAGACCATCTGGTTCGCCTGGTGGTCGCCCTGGCCGGGAAGACCGCCGACCACCGTGCGCAGCCGCCCGCCCGGCTCGACGGCCGAGAGGGTGCCGGCGTGGGCCACGTACACCGTGCCCTCGTGGAACCCGACCGACGTCACCGGCACCTCGTCGCCGAAGGCGTCGCCCCCGGCGAGCACCGTCAGCGAGCCGTCGGGCTCGAGACGGCTGACGCGCGACTCGCCCCCGCCGTGGTAGCCCGACTCGGCGATCAGCATCCGCCCCTGGTCGTCGAACGCCACCATGGTCGGGGCGTTCAGCTCCTCCACGAGCGCCTCGATCCGGAACCCGTCGGCCAACGAGATATCCG
This DNA window, taken from Acidimicrobiales bacterium, encodes the following:
- a CDS encoding PQQ-dependent sugar dehydrogenase codes for the protein MARFVVALVAVVVVAGCADERPIRPSDISLADGFRIEALVEELNAPTMVAFDDQGRMLIAESGYHGGGESRVSRLEPDGSLTVLAGGDAFGDEVPVTSVGFHEGTVYVAHAGTLSAVEPGGRLRTVVGGLPGQGDHQANQMVFRDGFIYFSVGTVTNSGVVGPDNAVFGWLGVEARRQLHEVPCADVVLTDAVFDSENPLGNDPEREQTTAYSPYGTVRPAGSVVPGNPKCNGSVLRVRPDGSGLEVVAWGLRNPYGLELGPDGGLYATMHGFDARGSRPIEDAWDCVYRIEQGAWYGWPDFACDVPVTDARFEPKNKPQPGFLIANHPTETPPTPIAKFNPHAATNGFAFSPGEPWGSPTTAYVALFGDFTPATGVVDRPQGVKVVKLDTVTGETTTFMENKTEGQASRHSGGGLEHPSDVTFGPDGAMYVTDWSIARVSERGLVLEPSTGVVWKVVPGKPEGAFPGGISLLFAIAGTLALAAATFVAAVGRQRTRRPVAGLVAGALAGLVMGGFTMVVGAPALDLPWHAPPRVLATLVMGRSAVENILDFDLLPTAVGAVVLLAVTALGGLAFAFLLRASSRLRVLVAGVLFGLTVWALLQYFGFPLVQPLVTEKGFPPQWYAASFAVYGLVLGALVAAGGERETGGDGGGGGAPSPAPAPAPSAGDRTVRDAERERMEEWRRRRAGG